In Zingiber officinale cultivar Zhangliang chromosome 3A, Zo_v1.1, whole genome shotgun sequence, the DNA window GATACCATTCATTCATTCTGGATTACTCTTTATAAAGTTTACAAACTCTTCAACTCTAGCAAAATATTCATCTCagataaatctattttctaatctGTTTTACATCCAATCTTGGTTCATATACATCGTATCCTAATGAGCATAAGATTTACAACATTACGAACACAAGATTGATTACTTAGTAATTATGCAATTAATGCAAGAGAGGTACTATAACATGATTCCATGTATAAGAGAGGTAATACAAAACTTAGAATATTATTAAGCATACATTCATCAATATAAGAGAGGTACTACACACATGATTTCATGTATTAACTAAGCATGCGATACATCAATATAAGGAAATTCATACATAGAAACTATCGTGGTATGCAatatcaagttattttaaatcaacaattggattttttttttcaatctagaCTGAATTAGCTGGGGCTAAGCTCACAGCAGCCACAGGACCATCCCCATGTCGACCAGGGCCAAGATGGCGGAGAGCAACTTGGTTGTGGTCGACGAAGCTCGGTCTAGATGCCGTAAGCTAGCTGGCAGTGGCTGGCCAAACTCGCGACCAAGGGGCGGTGAGCAAGGCGACCGTGGCTAGCCAAGCTTGCGGCTAAGGGGTCGCGGCCGACCAAGCTCACAACCAAGGGGCCTTGAGCAAGCCAATCGCGACCGGCCAACAAAGCAAGAGGGGAGCCACAGAGCTTACCGGAGCTAGAGAGGAGTCGAACAGAAGAGATGTGTAAGAGAGAAGTCGCGTCGTCGACGAGAGTTGAAGAGGAATAGAGAAATCACACATCGAGAAGAGAATGAGTCGGGAACGGGAATTAGGGCGGTGAATACCGACGAAATTTATATTTAGTCAAAAAATTActgacaaaattttaattatgtcgATATTCACCCATGGCATTTAGATTCCATCAGAACCCAAATTACCGACTGAATCCAAATTCAGTTAGTATTTGACGGGCATATGAATTTTAGGGCAAATTGTACTAACAGAATATAAATCATCTCAATAATTACTGACAGATCTGTATTCAGTTGGTATATACCAACAAAATTTGGAATTAGTTAGAATCCAAATTATTGACTGAATCCAAATTCGATCGGTATTTGGATAAGGGAAAATGCACTAGAATTTTTGGTGCAAACGTACTGACAGAATACAAATTCCGTTGGTAAATATTGACAGAATACAAATTCCGTTGGTAAATATTGACAGAATACAAATTCCATCAATAAATACCTACAGAATCTATATTCCGTCGGAATCCTAATACCGACTAAAATCAATTTCAGTCGGTATTTGACATAAGTACCGACGAAATCCAAATTCAATCAATAAATACGACTGAATTATAATCCATCAGTAATTACTAATTTATTTCTAATTCTATCAAGAAAATCCTATTAAATTGTGACGGATTAAAATTCTGCCGCTAATTTTATAACTATTCAaatattttcttgtagtgcaccAAAAGGTCAGACCAATTGAGGAAGTTGGTTGGAGAGAGTTTGATCCGGTCAATCATCTTCATCGCCTGGCTGTTGAAGTTGTTTTGAAGGTCCTCTACACATGTTGACCAATGCTCTCCCTTAAGCAGCTTCTTGGATAGCCACCACGCGTCCCCTCAGGGCGGTGCGATGATTAAGACATGGGGAGTTGCCACATGAGGTTTTAGGGTCAAAACTCGGCGTgatcgagcataacctcccccatgtcttagccatttacactaatggctagtagtcacccgtgatttacctcctccgtgttagcctaGGGACaggttgacgggggcgctggggacgaacgaatcaccttttgccacattgGATAGCCACCACGCAAAgggagcaaggaggcatcacaTCACTTTGCACAAGCTCTTAATTCAATTTTCTCCCCATTacactttatttttttaataatccaaGTGTCCAGATTTCACCTGATTAGTCCTGAAATTGGATGGCCCTCTTCCCTGATTTGTCCACGAGGTACGTCCAAAAATGCTCACAACAATACGTCGACAGTTGATCTTCGCAATCTTTGTTGTCCCTATAAGGTCGTTCCAATATTGAAGCGGGTACGCTGCTTGTGAGGGCaaacttctaatttttttttttggtatacgGGTACTTCAACTGAGGCTGCCCAATACAATTTTTCCACTAAATTCAACGCCAATGTATGCCCCAGAAGGACTGAACTATGATCTCTCATGTGCATCCGAAACATCTTTATCATGCGTGCTCCTTATTATATTTAAGAGATGTCCCAAAGTAATCATCTTTTAATATGTACCATCCAAAGTATATATGAGAAAGTAAACACAAATAAGTTACAATACACAATCCAAAGCATTTATTCTTAATACAAACGCAATAATCTGTTTCTTCAAAAGAGTCGCTTTAGACAAATAAAAGACAATAGGATGCAAGCTTGCAAATTATCACTGGACTCCGAGGATAAATTATATATAGATAGACGTAGTACCACACCAAACACTAATGAGATCTAGTGGAAATATGCGCCTTGGTCACCAATTCGAACAAATGACCTTCAagtagaaataaagaaataagtaCATTTTATTTGTGATGATACTATAAAATTCTACATTAATTAGTGACTAACCTTCATCATAACGCGAAGGAAACAATTAGCCGTGGAAACTTTATTGATCCTGCCCATGGAATAAAATAGTTGTACAAACGTTTTTTATCCCAACAATATTAAAAAGTATAAAACAAGCTAAACTCAGAAAATTAATAATCAAGATGGTAAAAAGTGAATACGTTCATCCTAGCGCCCCCCACCAAttcgtcccaaggccaacacggaggaggtaaatcacgggcggctactagcctttggaatagtgactaacatataagggagatatttatctcgGCTTTGCTGAAATTCGAATTTCAGACCTTATGATGATAACACTTCATGCGTTATCCATTAGATCCATCCGAGGGGACCAGAAGATTGATGATCAAAGGACTTACCAGGGGTGATGAAACTACTTCCAAGCTCATCTTTTATTTGGTATTGGTATCCGTCCTTACTCCGCAATAAGCGTGTTTCAAGACCGATGCTATGAATAATAACTTTTGGAATGTGTTGAATGATATGCCAATTTTGCTTCCCTTTACGGCAACTATCTAGTACAAGTGAATTGCATTGCATGTTAAATAGTTGCAAACTTTGCAAAGTCATATTAATCAGGCTTGATATCCACTTTGGAAGCTGTTTTATTTCAGAGGGGAGAACAACTTCGAATTTTCGCAACTGCAGCATACCGACCTTCTCCATAGATTCTAAATTTGGACAGCCATTAATTTGCAAAAGCCTGGTTGGGGGATGGATGCTATTTTTCAGCTTTGGGCAGTCGTAGAAGTAGCATTTTTCCAAATTAGGAAAAAAATTGAGGTTGCTTGCATGAACATCCTCGATAGGAGCCACACGTAATACCCATTCTTCCCAATTACGCATGCTATCGAATGCAAGATACTCGAGTTTTGGGAATGCAGGCGTTCTGCGACCTAGGAATTCAGGCCCAATACTCTTGATTGCTTCTCCTCCTTCAATGTGTAGGATTTTAAGATTGGGTAGTTGGCCCAATGGAGGCAGCGCCGTACATGATGGAAATTTGTCAAGAGCCAAAAACGTTAGGTCAGCCAATGAAGTTGACACCATCCAGTCTGGAAACTGTCGACCGGGGAAATTGTTGATGGAGAGAACTTCTAGGGTTGCTGGAGGACTGAGTTGTTTGCATATCCTCTCTGCCTCACCGCTTTGCTCATCATTGTTTTCATTATTGTGCATTGTCCATCCAAGAGTCAGTATCCTAAGAAATGTTTTGCTCTCGAGCACAAAGTTTGTCGTCCTTGCCCTTTCCAATTTACTAATAACCAGATCATTTAGGTTGCACAAATATTGCAAATCGTCCAAGTCACAACCACCTTCCATCATGCTCATGGAGTCACGATGGCCTACAAAAAATCCGGCCAGATTGTTGAGATTTTTCAACTTCCCAACTCCCTTTGGAACATGGGTGAGTGGAGTATTCAAAATTCGAAGGCACCTCAAATTGCTCAACCTTGTGATGCCATCTGGAAGTTCATGCAGTGATTTTCACCACTAATAATAATCCCTTCCTCTTCCATCAATTTTTCCCCAAAAGATCGCAAAACATCATGCATAACAAATAGTCTACCATCTTCAAATCTTTGGTCAATTTGCAAAAGGTTTCTTGCAATAAGTTCTTTGTAGTAGTCTTTTGCAGTAACTTCCATCAAACTATCTAATTCTTCAATGACAAACCCTTCGGCCACCCACAGTCTGATTATGTCAGATCGATGTGATATGCCGTGGTAGAAAGCACAACTAAGAAAGCATTGTTTGAGGTGATTGGGCAAATCCTCATAGCTCAAGTATAAAGCATTGGATAGTTTGATCTCTTTCCTAAACCATAAATCACTTTCAACAACTTTTTTCCACTCCGTCTTAGTCCTTTCCTTGTGAAATAAAACACCAGCCATCACTTTGATTGCCAGAGGAAGACCATCACATTTTCTGACAATTTCCATACCAACTTCTTCCAATTCAGAAATTATTGCATCCTCCCCATCTCCAAAAACAATCTTTCTAATTAATTCCCAACCACTGCCTTCGTCTATTTTCTCAGCAGGGTGAACATAATCTGCTCTCATTTCTCTTGCCACAACTTCATGCCTAGTGGTAAATAAGATAACACTCCTACATTAACCCTTCAAAATGAGATTTCTGAGCAACTCTCTCCACACGTTTGTGTTGGtgcggaagcatccgacgatcgaaccttagttttgataatgacaaaggtttcaaagttaagttagtgggtgctctaacatgtttgaatgagtgtttcaggaaagtcctagctgcggttaggcaggtgaaaaaccctaaggggtggtaaccttaggtccaagggggcagtaaccctaggtggaggaaaaccttaaggggtggtaaccttaggttctagggggcggtaaccctaggtgaaggaaaaccctaaggggcggtaaccttaggtcctagggggcggtaaccctaggtggaggaaaaatcctagggggcggtaaccctaggtcctagggggtggtaaccctaggcggaaaagtccagtcggtctggaggaccggactggcatcaggtaatctctcctgaggggagtaggtgaggacgcgttccccgtagagggaacagtaggcgtcgggtcgacctagggtttccggttgggaatccgaagtcagactcggacagtccgaagactgttagttattccttactgtgttttatcagattctaacactgtcttgtaggggattttgctcggactaaccttgttttgcaggtgaggaacctgctggaaaaaggtggtccgggcgcccgggatggatccgggcgcccggagatccgagcgcccgggaccaaactttatccctgccgcgacttcgccacgtggagcatcctggttggttggccacgtcacactctaggcgcccgaaagggatccaggcgcccggaaccgcatataaaaggagggttgaggtgcagcttcaaggaacaacgaattccaagctttcttttgtgaagtgctgccaacgagacgaccttgaagtgctacaactcgacgtcgacaacccgaagctcagactcttcgatcttttgttgtcggtgttagtttacttattgcattaattgtaattctaattgtaattcttccgatatatagttgttgcccaccgaaagcggtcaaggaccgcgggccttcgagtaggagtcgccataggctccgaacgaagtaaaacacctgcgtctctgtgtgtttgattttactttccgctacGTTGAAACTCTGTGTTTTAAactcgttaaaatagccacgagcgctattcaccc includes these proteins:
- the LOC122050314 gene encoding putative disease resistance RPP13-like protein 1, translated to MRADYVHPAEKIDEGSGWELIRKIVFGDGEDAIISELEEVGMEIVRKCDGLPLAIKVMAGVLFHKERTKTEWKKVVESDLWFRKEIKLSNALYLSYEDLPNHLKQCFLSCAFYHGISHRSDIIRLWVAEGFVIEELDSLMEVTAKDYYKELIARNLLQIDQRFEDGRLFVMHDVLRSFGEKLMEEEGIIISGENHCMNFQMASQGHRDSMSMMEGGCDLDDLQYLCNLNDLVISKLERARTTNFVLESKTFLRILTLGWTMHNNENNDEQSGEAERICKQLSPPATLEVLSINNFPGRQFPDWMVSTSLADLTFLALDKFPSCTALPPLGQLPNLKILHIEGGEAIKSIGPEFLGRRTPAFPKLEYLAFDSMRNWEEWVLRVAPIEDVHASNLNFFPNLEKCYFYDCPKLKNSIHPPTRLLQINGCPNLESMEKVGMLQLRKFEVVLPSEIKQLPKWISSLINMTLQSLQLFNMQCNSLVLDSCRKGKQNWHIIQHIPKVIIHSIGLETRLLRSKDGYQYQIKDELGSSFITPGKSFDHQSSGPLGWI